A stretch of DNA from Rattus rattus isolate New Zealand chromosome 1, Rrattus_CSIRO_v1, whole genome shotgun sequence:
GACTGCTCCAGCAGCCTCCTGCTCACGTGGGAGCTGCTCTCCTGCGGGCTGCCACGGCCGGGTGTAGGGTACACCTTCAGCGACTCTGCGAAGGAATGccggtgcagctcagtggtgtcCCTGTGAGGCGGCCAGTTTCGGGAGCTATGCTTGTGGCCAGAGCCAGAGCTGGAGCCCTCTGAGCTGTTGATGATGTTCTTGAGGATCTCAAGCTTGAGGGTCTCGCGTTGCACGCCGCTCTCGGTCTTGGCATGGTTGCCGAACACCTTGAGAGTGGGGCTGCCCAGTGCTCGTTTGGCTCCTGGGCACACAGGGGGCTTGGCCAACACGGCCGGCTTCACTGGCTCCTGTTTAGCATTGATCACTTCCTGGCTCTTGACATATTTGGCCTTGTCAGCCTCCAGTCTCTCTACCGCACTGAGTCTCTTGGGGTTGGGCTCAGCCTGCCTGCGGAAGTAGTCGGGTCCTTTGTTCAGGATGCGCAGGGGCACCGCCGACGTGAAGGTGCCCGCGGGGCTGACAGGCTTCACCATGCTACCTGTCTGTAGCGTCTCCGTGGGCATGGTGGGCGGTCTTTCCCCGGCAGCCGTGGTGGATGCTCTTCTGGGCGCCTCTGGCCGGCCTGAACAGACACATGTACACGAAGCACAAAGGGCAGATGAAGGATCCTGGAAGCAGTGTCAGTCGCGGCTGCGCCTCATCTCACAGCTCATTAACCGCCACTGTGGCTTCGGTGCACTTTTCTCCCCTTCCAGGCTGCTCCTACACAAAAAGGCCACAAGCCACAAGTTCCTTTTAATAGCCTTGgctgcctcctttcttctccctgaagGCTGTGGGAGTCTCCTTCAGGTCTTTGTGCTCAACTGCAGGCAGAGCTGAAACACAAAACAACCAACCGCGGGTTAGGAGGGGCGGGTGACATCACGGCTCTAGCAACAGAAGAACCCCGCAGTGCTCCCACCTCCGTGGCACCCCAGCCCGCCAAGAGACCCCCAAGGTCAGTGAGGCTTGCAACTGGCAATTCCCGGTTAACCGAGCACCGAGGGCAACTGGGACCTCTCCAGGAGCCTGCGCCGCCTCCGGCAGCAGCCAGATGTGGGCGTTTGCCAGAAAGAAAGCAGCAGAGGCTTCCCACGGAACTCTTCCAGCTGCCTCCCCATTGGTGAGAACCGCCTCCTAAACACGCCTGGCTGGCATCACTTAACAGTGAGACCCAGGAAATACTCGTGAATAGAGAACTGAGGGTTCAGCCAAGCCCTGTTCCGTTCTGTAGCTCATTAAATGCTAGGGGCTTCCTAAGACCTCCATCTGCTTTAGCAGCAACGTGGGCGATTTGCGCTGTTGTGTCCCTTTTGCAGTGAAGTAAAACTTGTGACTGCTTATGACCAATCTGTCAGTAAGACCTGAAACAATCATTTCTTTAATAATTCAAAAACTGGAAAGGTGGTGAGAAACGGGGATggcaagaaacaaaaccaaaccaaaaagccTGTAAGAAATAGTTTCAGTTTTCTGACTTTCAGCAAGTATTGTTTCAAAGCACTATTCTGGAAACCAGTGaagttaaaatttacatttagttAAAAATAACTATTATAGAAATACTTGGAGGGGAACCATATGAGTGGGTAAGTTAATTATAAAATGCTATATAATTTCTCATACTTGACAAGTGTGAAACATTGTTTCCTTTTGCTAGTAGTAGGAGAGCCTACTTACCAACCATTAGCATTCCAAATCAGCCAGAAAATGACCTCATCAGCATTCTCTTATAATAAGGAATATTAAGCGGGTGATACATCTAACTAACATGTTGAGTTACAAATGTGCATAACATATAAGGTGATATTACTGTAAGTTTTCTCTCATGTGAGATACTTAAGACTGGCATCTCTCTTGATAATCTCAAATGCTTCATCTCTAAATACAATCCGTCCTATTCTATTGGAGCCAATTTTGGGAATCTGTAAAGggatttgttttaataaaaatgtgttccTATGCAATATTTGAGAAACCCCAAGGCGATGAATACATAACGATTTCCTTTAATTGTGCGATTCTATTTTGATGCCTcaatttggttaaaaaaataaaacaaaatacagcacCCTGCCTCCTCCCATGAAAATTAAATGAAGTTCTTTCCTTCAGTGCAAAACTGCTGGAAGAAGCCCTAATTCCTCCAGTCTCTATGTTGGGTGATCTGCTATTTAGGGTCCATCTCACTGGGTAGCAGACAGGGCTGTCTTGGTGAAAAGCAGCATTCTGCTGCCCTACTGAGCAGACAGCATAGCAACCAGCAATCCTGGGCTGGGGCAGCCCCGGTGATCACACATGTGGTATGGAACAGAGAGATGCACCTAGTCAGCCTGCATGAGGAAGATGTCACTGTGAGCCCCAGAAATACTTTTCTCTCTGACCTCCTTTCTAACTTTTACCCCTTAGCcatagaagccagaggccccCACCCAGCTCCCTTTAGAAGCAACATATAGAACCCACAACCCACTTTCCCTGAAGTAGTCTAAAATCTCAAAAGCTTCAAAAGATCTCTAGTGAGCAAGAAAGAGTTGGTCACAATAAAATTCTCTGGTCTCCCTTGTTGGACTACAGGACCTCAGTTCAGAGAGGGTGTGTTCACAGGGGGAAGGACACAACTGAGAGAGGCCTTGCTAGACTTTCAGCAGTCTGTGGCCATTAGGTCACACCTCCTTAGCTCCACCGTACAGGCTTTCTGTACATCAAAAAACCCAGATGGCTCACCGTGGGTCTCTGATCTAATGTAAACCTATAGTCAACCATTTttctgggtattttgtttgtttgtttgcttttgtttttatttttgttgtgtgaGGATCAAGAAAGGGTCTTCTATATAGTACTTTACCACTGGTTAGCTTTAAAACTGCAGAATGCCTCTGTGTCTGGGAAATACCAGAAGGTGAAGAGTGGGCCTTAGGTCTCTGCCTGGGGAGAGTAGCCCTGAGGAGAGGAGGCATCCAAAGATGGAccagaaggcaggagctgagtGCCCTTTCATGGGCATGAGTTAGCTAGATAAAATTCCTGTGATCCATTCCTGCTCAGAAACCTTGTGGCTCAAGGACCCAAGACAGGGACACATCTTAAATTTCAAGATGGAACAGTAGGGTATTGGTGATTGACTTAACTCCCTAAGCCTTCTACGAGGACTGTTCTTAGGGAAACGGCTCTGAGTAAGGGATCAGGCGACATCACTGGGATGGCATCCTTGCGGGCCTATGCGTCTCTCTGTTCTCCTCGCTTCCACTTTCACTCTATTACGATCAGAGGCACAGCCTGtaatcaccactgcccagcttgccTGCATGCTCAGCTACCTGGGAAGATAGGCTCTGGTCATCTCtgaaactcaaaaaaataaataaaaatcattattctGAATTCACAAGACTGGGAAATACCAATGCATCTAAGAGCCTTTTGTAGAAAAATCCATATTCTTCTTTTCCTATGACTTTCTTCACTCCTGAGCCTGGCACCCCTGAGAAGGCTCCTTAGGTTTCCTAGAAACTACTAGACATTTGCAAAGCCATCATGGAAGGATTATGTTAAAAACAGTGATACTCTGTAGCCACCtcctatttcttcttccctttcttctgggCCATTCTCAGCTTctgtaatgatttttaaatagtaATAAGAGAATGCCCAAACAATCAAAAGGCATTCTGTGAAGATTCTAAGAAAAGGGAAAAGCTACAGATACATTTGGTACTCAAGGATAATAACAGTCATATTTGATGTCTGCTACCTGTGCTAGCCAATAGCTGGATGTGATGTGGTGGTGTAGGTTGCTCTCCCTTAATCCACGGCATCTGCTCCACTATTTCACATGGGAACCACTGTCAGGGGCACAGCTGTACAGGCCCGGAGAGATACTCTGAACTGTACAGTGTAGACGAGTTAATTGTAGATGACCCAGTAGGTGCCCGGGAGCTGTATCTCAATGTCATGGACAAAGGAACCAGGGGTCCTCCAGGGAATGCTGTGGAGCAAAACCCTGACATCTGGCACAGGGTCTCTAGTGTGGCTGGGATTAATCACAGCAGTGAGGCCAACTGCTGGGCTGGGACTGGGCAACTCTGCTTTTTTTAGGGAAAGGAAAATTTGATCTCAGTCTCATAATGttccataaataaaattaactataaagtcttgctttgtgtttttttcctcctttggtGGTGGGGACAGAATCGAGGCTTGTTCATGCAGAAGCACATTCTTTATCACTGGCTACATCCCAACCGGGGTGTGCTCTCAGAGTCCTGGCACAGGACTGAGGCGGCAGAACCTGATAACAACCTGACTAAAGGAGAGACTTCCCCTTAGATCATGTTGTCCCCATTCTACCTCAGGGAATAGGTTTGAGCTACCTGAAGGGTAAAAAGACCAGGGTCAGGAAACATGGTTGACTTATATAGTAAAATGACTGGCTATATCAGGGCAGATGTGATCTCCAAAGCTATTGTGGGTGGAGGGGTCATGATATTTGAGGGAGTCCGGGTCTGGGCAGAGGCTTCCTGGTGACTGGCCCTGTCCTAGTCTCAAGAATAAAACATAAGAACGCCAAGGTGGATTCAGGAGATTTCTATGAAGGCGCAaattccccctttctttctagaTCATAGGAGATGCTTCTGTATTAGAGTATTAGGAGGGAAGAGATGAGGCCCATGTCTGGTTTCATTTGTAAACTACAGAACTTGGATTCCTACATCACAGGAATGGCTAAAGCTAactcagatttttaaaagcaagtaTTTTGCGTTCTTCTAACTTGTATTTTGCCAGCTGCTCATGGCGTTATTTAGGTAAAACTCTGCCTGGAGCCTCAATACAAGATGAAATATTAGGGAACATTTAGAACCTTGAGGGGGTAGGGCCAGAAAATATCCTCTCCACACCGAAACACAACTGACAACACACTAAAGTCAGTACTCCTGTAAGCCAGGGAAAGCTGCTGAGGTGAGAGTGCCAGCATGAACAAGAAGGCCCAGTTCAGGGCTGCCCAGAAACATCTCTCTGTTGCTTAGGAGCAAATCCAGAATTCTGGGTAACATTCTGTCCCATGAAACACTGTAAGCCAAGTCTGCTTACAGTCTGCCTACAGAAACGACTGAGTTGTTTCTTCTCCTTTACTCTGTACTTCTgggaaataaacaagaaacacCCTCTAAACTGTAAACAGGAGAGAAAGCCCCCGGAGTTAGAGCGCAGCCTGTGGGAactgcacacacccacagaggTTTCCAAGTGTGAAAGTGGGTCACTCTCTCGGGCACTACGGCGTAAGCTGGGGAGCAATGCTTCAAAGAGCAGGTCTGGCTAATTCCACTCAGTCTGCCTAACAGCTCAGTCTTGATTTGCTTATGTATAGAAGCAAACGTGTTGTTCTGGTGAGCTGGAAATGTCCTGTTCATTCAAGGGAGTACTCGGCAAAAGCAGCTGCTGGCCTCTCAGCTGAGGATTGCAGATCTGATTCTTTGGGGCTCCCCACTTCTGTTCACACATGATCCAATGCATGTGTCACTCTACCACATGGCCTCTGGTCTACTGCCTCTGCTTCTATTTTGCATTCCTCCAACTTGTTTTCCCTTTTACCTTATGACTTTAAGTATAAAACTGCAGTTTGACTAGGAACACTCCCAGTACCTACATCCTgcaattttctcatttaaaaacaaagtcattaTCAATTGTGTGCACCCTTCTGAATCCTTTTCCAACGTGAGGAATGTGCTCAGAGTGGGAACACTCACTAAATTATGCACTGTGTTCAACCAAACGATTCTCATCTATTGACTGAGCAGGTATGTGTGAGCTGTCAAGCAGAAAAGCCACAAGGAGGAAGACTCAGGCCCATCTGATGAAGAGTAGTTAAATACCGCGGGGGGAATGTCGTCAGCCTAGCAACAAACTGAACACACCGCACATTTAAGAGTAAGATTAGCCGTGCTTACATATctgcccttttctttcctttcctagtACAGATGTGCTCTTATACCATAGCAATAATTTTTAAGGAATGCAAATATAAGATGGGTGTGGTGACGCacgcttgtaattccagcacttgggaggtggaggaaaggGGATCAAGCTTACCCTAGGGCCATAGCTaggacaaggctggccttggataCATGAATACCTGGGACCCCTTGGGGTAGGggcaagaaaagtaaaagaaaagaaagatacaaatgCCAAGGTGAAGAACAGAAGGGAAGGCAAAAACGGGAATGAAAGGTATGTGTGCATCAGGAGAGACTGAATGTGCTCACTGTAAATTGGACAGAAGGGAAACGTTTCCAGCCAGGTGGAAAAATCAAGTCAAAACTTGAACCTCTTCAGGACCAGTACCCTTTCCATTAGTGAATGctgtttcttcccttctctctactGTAAAAATCCTTGCCATCTGTAGTTTGGCAGCCGaatttgaatctctctctctctctctctctctctctctctctctctctctctctctctctctctctctctcctctctctcctccctccctcccttcctcccctccctcccctcccctccccccctgtgCTCTGTGTTGCCATTAGCAATCAGCATCAggctataaataaaacaaaatcacctTTCAACACCATTGTCCCTTCATAAATCCTCTGAAATCCCAACTTCTTCCTATACATTGAAACCTTGGATGGCAGCCACTTTTTATGACAATGAGTatcttagggtcttactgctgtgaacagacaccatgaccaaggcaactcttataaggacaacattgaattggggctggcttacggggtCAGAgattcagcccattatcatccaggcaggcacatggtggcatccaggcaggcatggtgcacgagtagctgagagttctgaatCTTCATCCGAATGCTGCTAGAGGAATAtcaacttccaggcagctagggtccTAAAGCCCATGCCctcagtaacacacctactccaacaaggccacactgtctaatagtgccactccctggactaagcacacacaaaccaccacagtgatgatattatttttagttgattataCTCACTCTTTCAACCAAAGTAATtctctggggagacagctcagtcagtaagcATAAGGACATGAGGCTGTTCAATCTATAGAacactgattaaaaacaaacaaccagccAGGATTCTGGAGCTCTTTATAACCTCAGCATTAGAGTGCGGGAGGAAGAGTCTCTAGCTTCTTGGTCAGCTAGCCCCGTGAGGTCAACGTTGGCCTCTACAAACGTGCACGTAAAAAgttgcacacacacgtacatggtTGTCTAGTAACGCACTATACCTTACCCCAAAAATTCTCttaggtttctgtttttttgttttagttacttcaattttttttaatctggttattttaatttttcaaaacaggCAAACCATTTTCTCACGTTTTAGTTTTATGTAACTCCTCACATCCGGCTTTCTTTGACACATGCATTTTATACAACCAGACTATGGGAATCAAATGTTGGGGCTAGTGTGCAGATGCCAGGGAGGGCAATCTTCACCTGtcaaaatttttataaatatgcatCAAGGAATGGAATATCTACTCTGATGGTTCATACTTGGTAGGCTGACGTCCACAAAGATGTACCATAAAACCTACCCAGTGGTTCTGGTGAGTGTGGGAAAATTATTTGGATGCGGAGTTCATATACAGGGAGAGCATCCCTGGTCTGAAAACCTGAGATGCCCCAATACGTCACATTTCTTAAGTGGTGACATGATCCTACATGTGGGAAAGCTCACACCTGAAATGTGATTAGTTATGGTTAACAAGCAGGGGCACTCAAAAGATTGCACGAAATTCCCTTCAGGCTGTGGGTATAAAGTATACACAAAACATAAGTGAATCTGTTTTGAGTAGATCTTATCCCCAAGATATCTCATTACATACAGGCAAATAGTCCCTCAACCAGTCTCCGCCGACCAGCAGGGCTCTGACTGGCTTCTGGTACCAGGTGGGAAATAATGGATCGTCAGCTGTACTGACTGATTCCTGCTGCCTCTGTGTGGTGCTCCGAAGTGAGCTATTCTGGAGGGAGTTTGCTACCCACAACATTCTCCCATGACATCAGGCAAGCAAAGAAAGCAAGATTCCTGGATTGGAGGCAGGGCTGGGTGAATGCctcaggagagcagggagaggagagctcTGCTCAGAGCTGGGGCGTGCAACAGGAGGGCCACACAGGGAGCCTGACACAGGTCCTTTGGGGCTCAGAAGCCTGGGAATTAACTTGCAACTAGAATGTGGGTGGTCAGGGAGCTAGACTCTAAAACCAACACACAGCAAGAGGAAGCAGCTGCCTTCCCATAAGCACCAGGGGAAAGGCTGCTGTGTACTAGGGGGGAGATGCAACTGGTCCATCAGAAGCCTGCAGGGAGACTGCCTGAAGCCCCAAATGAGGAAGGAAGCAGTGGGCACCATTAGTCAGTGCAAAGACCTAACTGCTTTCATCCAGCAAGCCAGAGCCCTCTGAAAGGGGCATGACCAGGTGCAGCAGATCCCAGCAGCAAGAGCCCTGAGAACCCACGTCACCTTCCCTTATACACACACTCTTTGGTGCACATCACACATCTCCACAGGGCTTGCTCTGGATGTTAGAGGTGACACCTAATGGGAGAGAGATTCAAGtagggaagaaagagaacaatTTTGCCCAAGCTCAGAACAATTCTGGATCGAGCTGGAGAAGCAGAAGCTAACTGTCCCTGGGCATGAGAGTGGAGCTCTCTCTGTGATAGGCATGTAAGACCCTTCTGCCTGAAACTGAGCTGAGGACTCTAAATTATTTAAGGACTGCAAAGGCCATGTGTCCTATCTGAGACTAGTCAGGGGGACAAATGAGAATTCAGGGAACATGGGAAAAAGAATACATCTTTCATTTTTACCTCTGAAGAGATCGAGGCCAGGAAACACCAAGCGGCTTCCCCCAACCTGTTTGTTTTGACGTTGGCACCCGGCTTCTGAGCATGCCTACGGTCGGAGTGCTTGGATCTCATCCTCACAGAGCATGAGGTGCTCACTAGTCCACTCTGCCTGGCTACTTGCTGCTGAGGGAATGTGGATGAGTTCCTGTGGGATCGTGAGCGCTGGTCAGTCCCTGAGTTTCTTAATGCAACACTGCTTAGCATGACTTGGCCAGCACATGGGCTGCTGCTCCAGCTCTGCTAAGTGAGAGCTCAAGAGCTCAGTGTGACCACACCCCACGCCCACTCAGCCAATTCAGGCGCTGCACTAACCGCTGAGCCTCCTGTTCACAACTTGGCACTAACAATCATCATCGTCCTATTTCAAgctaataacaataacaataacaacaacagcaataataatattttaaagatgattcCATTAACTCTCACACAGTAGAGTCAGAACTATTAGTAGTAGTTCtgtcaaactggattgcctgcaGTTTCTGCCTCACAGGTCACCCGGAtgccctcattttcttttttttttatttgaggttcaaagaaaatatgttttcaaatttcaaagCAAACGGTTATGGGAGCAAACTGGGCCAAAGCAACAAATAGAGCCATTATTAACAATGAAATCCAGCCCAATGCGGGCAGGAGGAAAAGAGCAGGGTGAAGCTCAGTGCTTGCTGGGTTCTAGCGCTTCTGTCCTTCCTCAAGGTCCTTTAGAGAACCTGCTCATGTGTTTCATTTTCACACAAAGTGAATCATCATTACCACGACATGTTTATCTTTAAAGGACAAACGAATGAAACAGAAGTGGAATCAAACAAAAGTCATATTTCTGGCTCAATGTTCTTCCTTCATCTGAGCAAGGAGTAAGTGGCTGTGAGTCCACCAGCCTTTATTCAGGAGTTCTGTCCTTTATCTGGGAGAACAGAAATAGATGATAAGAGTAGCTGGTGCCCAAGGTCCTGTGGAAATGCAATCACAAAAATACTTAACTAAAATGTAAACTTGTCAGGCTTCCTAACGAACACCAAATAGCACAGCCATCCTAAATCAAACCCAGAATGGGGCCACTGTCAGTCAGTTTAGTTCTCTTTCCGTAGCTCTGCCTTTATCTCTAACAATGTGTGAGTCTGTGGGGACAAAAGTCCAGGGCCTGTGCCCTCAGTGGCAGACCCGTCCCTTAGTTATTGTGGGCATGAGAGTGAGCTGCCTGCCCCATCACCTGGGCCAGGAATGCTGGCAGCAGTTTGGTGAATGCTTGCTGTAGGAACTGGAGAAACATGGCAGTGCTCTTACGGCCGTCTGAAGAGGTGGGTCCCCTCACAGGAAAAGCACACAGAGAGCCTAGACCAAGGTTCTGGCCTGCTTGAATCAGGCAAGTCTTGTCCAGTTCTCCCTCCAACATTGATCGTATTTATCTATATTCTGCCTATCATTGCCTTTTCCTTTCACAGTATTTGTGTACCCCACAGTAGCTTTGTACCCCAAGGCTCATAACATAAAAAATGATTACTGCTGTAGTACAGATAAGCAGAATACTTCTGCAAGAAATTTCTAATTTCTAGCGTATAGCCTTTGGGCAACAAGTAAAAGTTACTttgaaataaatactaaaatctGTGTTATAAGAATCTGTGAGACATTTAAATTTGAAGGAGGCAAAATAAGGCATCATTTTCTTTAGGGAGAAGAGACCCAGTCCTTCATGAATGCATCAGACACTTGCTGTATAATGTTCATTAAAAATTACCAACTGAAGATGACTGCTTCTTCCCAAATACTCACGGCACCCCAGGCATGCACTGATGCCCTTCACAATTTACCATCCAGTCCCTTACTAGTGATGCTCCTCATGGCACAATGGGATTACATCCTGATAAACCCATTGGAAACTGCAAACACCATATGGGGGAAAGGCATTAATCCACAGTCTgtccactgagccttcctgcttaGCTATTCTCTACTCTCCGAAGCTGCGGGCCAACTGCTTCCCACTGTGATCCAGAGTCAGACTGAGCTGTGGCTTGCTTCTGGTTACCCAGAACCATAGGAAAGGCCTGGATGTCACTCTGCTAGTGCTTGGGAGATCAACATTCCATGTTCAAAGACCACTGTGTCTTTTGTACCATCATAGAGTCAAAAAAGTAAGCCAAGCCACTGGATAGGGGGCTGTGCTTCTAAAGCAGGTGCTACCAACTTTAAATGTCTGAAGTCACAATGGACATGTTCTGTGTCCCAGTGGCAGGGGCTCGACCTAGATGTAGGAACGGGGTCACTCTATTTTATCTGACAATGCTGCACTGTACTATGTGCTAAAAATGGACATCTCCTAAAGCTCTTACCTTACTCTGTGGTAGGCGCTCATTAACACGCTCAGTGAGATGAACTAACATGGTAAATATTGGGTGGAAGAGATATCAGGTGGAGCCGTTTCTATGGAAGGGTCCAATGGCGATATCAGATAGGAAACTTGGAACACAGGGACACTGTCCGTTTTGAATGAGATACATCCTTTGGGTTGAATATCACAGTACATTAGCACACGGGAACAGAGAACCAGGCACGATTTAGCAAACATTAGCATCGCAGACAAGGAACAATGCAGTCAAGGCTGGATGGCCGAACCATTGGGTTCATATAAAACAATACTGACTACTTTGCTCTCACTTGCCAATGAGCACTAAAAGAATTCTCCATATTCTTTCAACAGCTGAAATACCTAGTCCCCTTGACGTGAGTCATCTGGAAACagttgaaaactttttttttgtttttaactcagctgggcagtggcgctgcctgcctttaatcccaggcggCAAATGCAGGTAAATCtctggagtccagcctggtctacagagagacttctaggacatccagggctatacacagaaccctgtctagaaaaagttttcctttctaaggAATTTTGACTCAACTGTgggataaaaatatattcaaaataagaCACGTAAAATGACAGTTACCTAGTTTTCAGAgcatattattttcatattttagtgCCTAACATATCTTACATAAAATAGTCTTTGGTTTAGAATTGtgcagagaaggagaggagaggagagggagagggagaggggaggagggagagagggagagagagagaaagggagagagggagagaggaagagagagagagaaagagagggagggggagggagggagcactaCAACTTCCATTCACAATACTATTTTAGGGTACAAGTAGCAAGGGAGGCAAAGAATGATTAGCAAATCTATTTCAGCTGGAGCAGGGCCCTCCAGCTTTGCTGTGAGAGCCTAGAATGTAAACAACCAGGTAGGTGGCCGCTCTATCAGGCAGCTCTTTGAGGGATTGGGAGAGGATTCCTGTAGAGTACTGGAACAAGGTCTATGGCTGCAGGTTCTCTTCCCTCGGTCTCATCTGCACCTCTTTCCATTCCCTCACTCCTTCTGcattttctcccctcctcctgctcctccctcctcctcctgcccctctctaGTACCCTACCCTCTTTGAATTTGTTAAGCTAACAAGTAACCAGACCTTTGGGAATCCTTTCTAATCTGTTCTGGTTCCTGTCCTTTGGCCCAGGCAGGCGCTTAGGTCCCTAATATGAGCAGTGATCCTAACTCTTCTCCCAAGCAGCCGTCTGCCTCAGAGCACCAAAGCACAGTGCTCAGTGCTGGTGCGAGCAGAGCCTGGAACCTTGGGGAGAAATTATTTTCTGGCATGTTCAATTCAGAATGTGTCTCCCCATCAagacaaagaagaataaaaatctaCAAGGTAGCTACTGTGTCTGTCCAGAAAGCTTtgacccttccttcctcacactCTGCTGCAGATCGAAGAGGGAAAACACAGCCTGACAGGGGCAGGGAGTCATTTAAGAGGCTCCCCAAGGACCTGACCAGCGAAGTCTCTCAGCACTCAAATTAAAAgtaatctaataaaaaattaaaataaaaactacaaacaTCTCTGGAAGACCTTATACTGGGCCTGAAAATGTCACCTTCAGAAAACTAGGAAACAGAGGCCAGTTCCCACTATTTGGACACAGTGTCTCCTTATAAGACACTATCAAACTCTGTCTCACAACTTTTAAAGCTTCTGACTCCTAGTT
This window harbors:
- the Fam110b gene encoding protein FAM110B; translation: MPTETLQTGSMVKPVSPAGTFTSAVPLRILNKGPDYFRRQAEPNPKRLSAVERLEADKAKYVKSQEVINAKQEPVKPAVLAKPPVCPGAKRALGSPTLKVFGNHAKTESGVQRETLKLEILKNIINSSEGSSSGSGHKHSSRNWPPHRDTTELHRHSFAESLKVYPTPGRGSPQESSSHVSRRLLEQSAESFLHVSHSSSDIRKVTSVKPLKAIPCSSSAPPLPPKPKVAAVKSPDADQVEPACGVSRRPSLQRSKSDLSDRYFRVDADVERFFNYCGLDPEELENLGMENFARANSDIISLNFRSASMISSDCEQSQDSNSDLRNDDSANDRVPYGISAIERNARIIKWLYSIKQARESQKVSHV